Proteins encoded by one window of Chryseobacterium foetidum:
- a CDS encoding TIGR02757 family protein — protein sequence MNFSELKDFLNEKADIYNNPDFINDDPVQIPHRFSLKQDIEIAGFLAATISWGNRKSIIRSAEKMLDIMGNSPYDFVMNYSEKDLELIKDKSIHRTFNGEDFAYFISQFHKIYTENESLEDLFLINENESNFQHSIERFRQKFLGIEKHRTHKHVSSPYKNSSAKRIIMFLRWMTRKDNRGVDFGIWGNIDQKFLSIPLDVHTGNVSRKLGLISRTQNDWKTVEELDLIIRKLDEKDPAKYDFALFGLGVTKEF from the coding sequence TTGAATTTTTCAGAATTAAAAGATTTTCTCAACGAAAAGGCTGATATTTACAATAATCCAGATTTTATAAATGATGATCCGGTTCAGATTCCGCATCGTTTTTCTTTGAAACAGGACATTGAAATCGCAGGGTTTCTTGCTGCGACCATTTCTTGGGGAAACAGAAAGTCTATCATTAGGTCAGCAGAGAAAATGCTGGATATTATGGGCAATTCGCCTTATGATTTTGTGATGAATTATTCTGAAAAAGATTTAGAACTTATTAAGGATAAAAGCATTCACAGAACATTTAATGGTGAAGATTTTGCTTATTTTATCAGTCAGTTTCATAAAATTTATACTGAAAATGAAAGCCTTGAAGATCTGTTTTTAATCAATGAAAATGAAAGTAATTTTCAGCATTCAATTGAGAGATTCAGGCAAAAATTTTTAGGAATTGAAAAACACAGAACGCACAAACATGTGAGTTCGCCCTACAAAAATTCATCTGCAAAACGGATCATCATGTTTCTGAGGTGGATGACCAGAAAAGACAACCGTGGTGTGGATTTTGGAATATGGGGAAATATTGATCAGAAATTTTTATCCATTCCTCTCGACGTTCATACCGGAAATGTTTCAAGAAAACTGGGATTGATTTCAAGAACTCAAAACGACTGGAAAACCGTGGAAGAACTGGATTTAATTATCAGAAAACTGGACGAAAAAGATCCCGCCAAATATGATTTTGCTCTGTTTGGTCTTGGCGTCACTAAAGAATTTTAA
- a CDS encoding DUF1003 domain-containing protein: MKTSHENIEFLEKMANGITSWIGSIPSLIIHTLLFLTSFLLPVFGVVDFDKMLLVLTTVLSLEAIYLSILIQMSVNKSNEKIEDIQEDIEDIQEDIEEISEDIEEISEDLEEISEDIEDIQEDIEEINEDEDEEDHNERAKKAILKSNVNSNKNEIKFLKDKIAELQNKIDELKKD, encoded by the coding sequence ATGAAAACGTCACACGAAAATATAGAATTTCTGGAGAAAATGGCAAACGGAATCACCTCATGGATTGGTTCTATACCGTCTCTTATTATCCATACTTTGCTTTTTCTAACCTCGTTTTTGCTACCGGTTTTCGGGGTGGTAGATTTTGATAAAATGCTTTTGGTACTCACGACGGTTCTGTCTCTGGAAGCGATTTATTTATCCATTCTTATTCAGATGTCTGTCAATAAAAGCAATGAAAAAATTGAAGACATTCAGGAAGATATTGAAGATATTCAGGAGGATATTGAAGAGATCAGCGAAGATATTGAAGAAATCAGTGAGGATCTGGAAGAGATTAGCGAAGATATTGAGGATATCCAGGAAGATATTGAGGAGATCAACGAAGATGAGGACGAAGAAGATCATAATGAGAGAGCCAAAAAAGCAATTCTGAAAAGCAATGTGAATTCAAATAAGAATGAAATCAAGTTTTTGAAAGATAAAATCGCGGAACTTCAGAATAAAATTGATGAACTGAAAAAAGATTAG